From the genome of bacterium (Candidatus Blackallbacteria) CG13_big_fil_rev_8_21_14_2_50_49_14, one region includes:
- a CDS encoding ABC transporter ATP-binding protein, whose protein sequence is MGCFLTGCPGPKTSAGNCVSEPLLSVRNLVKVYPGGVEAVRGISFELEQGMCLGLLGPNGAGKTTTLEMIEDTLSPSSGEIRYKGVARGPHFKEEVGIQFQSTELPQYLSVGETLKTFHRLYTRQAPLAEIIEICQLKELLDRDNRKISGGQKQRLLLALALLNDPDLVFLDEPTTGMDPQARRNLWEAVLEIKRRGKTLVLTTHYMDEAQLLCDRVAIVDQGLILTSGTPRELIQEHCPYVSVILPAQTQALKDFPWPVLEHQQGLEIRATEANACIQELLRREIALNEISIHTPNLEDVFLVLTGRSLRE, encoded by the coding sequence ATTGGCTGTTTTCTTACAGGATGCCCAGGCCCGAAAACTTCAGCAGGAAACTGTGTGAGCGAGCCCCTGCTCTCGGTTCGAAATTTGGTCAAGGTCTATCCTGGCGGGGTGGAGGCCGTGCGGGGCATCAGTTTTGAGCTGGAGCAAGGCATGTGTTTGGGCTTGCTGGGCCCCAACGGGGCGGGCAAAACCACGACCCTTGAAATGATTGAAGATACGCTCTCTCCCAGTTCGGGGGAAATACGCTATAAGGGCGTTGCCCGTGGCCCCCATTTTAAAGAAGAAGTCGGTATTCAATTTCAAAGTACAGAATTGCCCCAATATCTGAGCGTGGGTGAAACCCTGAAAACCTTTCACCGTTTGTATACACGCCAGGCCCCACTTGCCGAAATTATTGAAATCTGTCAGTTAAAAGAATTATTAGATCGCGATAACCGTAAAATTTCTGGGGGGCAAAAACAGCGTCTCTTATTGGCTTTGGCACTGCTCAATGATCCCGATCTGGTTTTTTTGGATGAGCCTACCACGGGTATGGATCCGCAAGCCCGCCGCAATCTCTGGGAGGCAGTGCTTGAAATCAAACGCAGGGGAAAAACCTTGGTTTTGACAACCCATTATATGGATGAGGCCCAATTGCTCTGTGATCGGGTGGCGATTGTGGATCAAGGCCTGATTTTAACCAGTGGAACGCCCCGTGAATTGATTCAAGAACATTGCCCCTATGTTTCGGTGATTTTACCCGCTCAGACCCAGGCTCTGAAGGATTTTCCCTGGCCAGTACTGGAACACCAACAGGGACTTGAAATTCGTGCAACCGAGGCCAATGCCTGTATCCAAGAACTTTTGCGCAGAGAAATTGCCCTGAACGAGATCAGCATTCACACGCCCAATCTCGAAGATGTGTTTTTGGTGCTGACAGGACGGAGTTTGCGTGAATAA
- a CDS encoding ABC transporter permease: MNKFSKSFERFWSIFVARNYEFIRDRGTLAWSFLFPFLMLVGFSFTFDREHPPAQAKIGLVGSQSVQWQATLKTLPLIEVVLIENLEQARDKLAHHKLDLVLDTSPQPPVYFLSETSPKSSVAEKLVIRELEVREARPPPPPLFRRETLKGLEVPYLDWFFPGMLGMNIMFSAVFGVGYVIVRYRKNGMLKRLSATPLTAFEFLAAQLSSRLFLIICNTLILFGGSLLLFHFEVRGSWLALVLLFILGSTSLISLGLVVAARTESEELAGGLINLLTWPMMFFSEVWFSLEGAPEWLQKLALLFPLTHMIRGMRQVMNDGAGLAQVSGTLLLLLSMTLVFLSLGASLFRWRKV; this comes from the coding sequence GTGAATAAGTTTTCCAAAAGCTTTGAGCGTTTCTGGAGTATCTTTGTGGCCCGGAATTACGAATTTATTCGCGATCGGGGCACTTTGGCCTGGAGCTTTCTCTTTCCTTTTCTGATGCTGGTGGGTTTCAGTTTTACCTTTGATCGTGAACATCCCCCCGCCCAGGCCAAGATTGGTCTGGTGGGCAGCCAGTCTGTTCAATGGCAGGCCACCCTCAAAACCCTTCCCTTGATCGAGGTGGTTTTGATTGAAAATCTGGAGCAGGCCCGCGATAAGCTGGCGCACCACAAGCTGGATTTGGTTTTAGACACTTCGCCTCAACCCCCCGTCTATTTTTTAAGTGAAACTTCGCCCAAAAGCAGCGTGGCAGAAAAACTCGTGATTCGGGAATTGGAAGTGCGGGAAGCGCGCCCGCCGCCCCCTCCACTTTTCAGACGAGAAACCCTCAAAGGCTTGGAAGTTCCCTACCTTGACTGGTTTTTTCCAGGCATGTTGGGCATGAATATCATGTTCTCAGCGGTTTTTGGGGTGGGCTATGTGATTGTGCGCTACCGAAAAAATGGCATGCTCAAACGTTTGAGCGCCACACCTCTGACAGCCTTTGAGTTTTTAGCGGCACAACTCAGTTCTCGCCTCTTTTTAATAATCTGCAATACCCTGATTCTGTTCGGGGGCTCCCTGCTTTTGTTTCATTTTGAAGTGCGGGGTTCGTGGTTGGCTTTGGTTTTGCTGTTTATTTTGGGGTCGACCAGTCTGATTTCGCTGGGCTTGGTGGTGGCTGCGCGAACGGAATCTGAAGAGTTGGCCGGAGGCTTGATCAATCTACTTACCTGGCCGATGATGTTTTTTTCTGAGGTATGGTTTTCACTTGAGGGTGCGCCTGAGTGGCTGCAAAAGCTGGCTTTGCTCTTTCCCCTGACCCATATGATTCGTGGCATGCGCCAGGTCATGAATGATGGCGCGGGCCTGGCGCAGGTTTCAGGAACTCTGCTGCTTTTGCTGAGCATGACGCTGGTTTTTCTCAGTTTGGGAGCCAGTCTCTTTCGCTGGCGAAAAGTTTAA
- a CDS encoding acyl-CoA dehydrogenase: MHLFHPHLESFQTLDPQARELMRKSIAFFENKGLAKIKADDRERVWYADILEFFKQEQIFANLLTPEPYGEKGACWDTNRICAFNEILGFYSTSYWYTWQVSILGLGPIWMSSNEKVKRQTAKFLKAGGIFAFGVSEKEHGADLYASEMALSPDTQGHFLANGRKYYIGNGNQAAYVSTFGKRTDQNDYVFFVAETSRPEYLCHKNLINSQNFIAEFELKNYPVKAEEILSSGDEAWNTVLNSINIGKFNLGFAAIGMCTHAFYEAINHASHRRLFDHCVTDFVHIRQLMMDAYCRLVAMKAFSTRSIDYFRNASAEDRRYLLYNPMVKMKVTTQGEEVMNLLWDVIAAKGFEKETFFEMAVRDIRGLPKLEGTVHVNMALIIKFMKNYFFNPQAYPEIKPVTSPRNDDFLFQQGSTKGLSKIRFHDYRQTYARKDLANLRIFRKQINRFRQWLVLAPPTPEQIKDIDFLLIVGELFTLVVYGQLILENSLGLEDDLLDQIFDFMIRDFSKFALQLYSKTSSTKRQQWLSLRMIAKPTVNPERFEKIWKNQVFALKDSYTMQGA, encoded by the coding sequence ATGCACCTTTTTCATCCTCACTTGGAAAGTTTTCAAACGCTCGACCCCCAAGCCCGTGAGCTGATGCGTAAAAGCATTGCTTTTTTTGAAAACAAAGGCCTTGCCAAAATCAAAGCCGATGATCGTGAGCGCGTGTGGTATGCAGATATTCTTGAATTTTTTAAGCAGGAACAGATTTTTGCAAACCTGCTCACACCAGAACCCTATGGCGAAAAGGGCGCCTGCTGGGATACCAACCGGATCTGCGCCTTTAACGAAATCTTGGGGTTTTACAGCACTTCCTATTGGTATACCTGGCAGGTCAGTATTCTCGGTTTGGGTCCGATTTGGATGAGCAGCAATGAGAAGGTCAAACGTCAAACAGCAAAATTCCTAAAAGCAGGCGGAATATTTGCCTTTGGGGTCTCCGAAAAAGAACACGGGGCAGATCTCTATGCCAGTGAAATGGCCCTGAGCCCAGACACACAGGGGCATTTTCTTGCCAATGGCCGCAAATATTATATTGGCAATGGCAACCAAGCCGCCTATGTATCCACTTTTGGCAAGCGAACAGACCAAAATGACTATGTATTTTTTGTAGCTGAAACCTCTCGACCTGAATATCTCTGCCATAAAAACCTGATCAATTCCCAAAATTTCATCGCTGAATTTGAACTAAAAAATTACCCTGTAAAGGCCGAAGAAATCCTCTCTTCCGGTGATGAAGCCTGGAATACAGTCTTGAACAGCATCAATATTGGCAAATTCAATTTGGGCTTTGCCGCCATCGGCATGTGTACCCATGCCTTTTATGAAGCCATCAACCACGCCTCGCACCGCCGCCTGTTTGACCACTGTGTCACTGATTTTGTGCATATCCGGCAATTGATGATGGATGCCTATTGCCGTCTGGTAGCCATGAAAGCCTTTTCCACCCGCAGCATTGATTATTTCAGAAACGCCTCAGCTGAGGATCGCCGTTACCTCTTGTATAACCCCATGGTCAAAATGAAAGTCACGACCCAGGGGGAAGAAGTCATGAATCTGCTTTGGGATGTGATTGCCGCCAAGGGATTTGAGAAAGAAACCTTTTTTGAAATGGCCGTCAGGGATATTCGCGGGCTGCCCAAACTTGAGGGCACGGTGCACGTCAATATGGCCTTGATTATCAAATTTATGAAAAATTATTTTTTTAATCCCCAGGCCTATCCTGAAATCAAGCCCGTGACCAGCCCCCGCAATGACGATTTTCTCTTTCAGCAGGGCAGCACCAAAGGCCTGAGTAAAATCCGCTTTCACGATTACCGTCAGACCTATGCCCGCAAAGATTTAGCCAATCTGCGTATTTTCAGAAAACAAATCAACAGGTTCCGGCAATGGTTGGTACTGGCTCCCCCCACACCTGAACAAATCAAAGATATAGATTTTCTCTTGATTGTGGGTGAATTGTTTACCCTGGTGGTCTACGGGCAATTGATTCTCGAAAACAGCCTGGGCTTAGAAGATGATCTCTTGGATCAGATTTTTGATTTTATGATTCGCGATTTTTCAAAATTTGCCCTGCAATTGTACAGCAAAACCAGCAGTACCAAACGTCAGCAATGGCTCAGCCTGCGCATGATTGCAAAACCCACGGTCAACCCGGAACGCTTCGAAAAGATCTGGAAAAACCAGGTCTTTGCCTTGAAAGACAGCTACACCATGCAAGGGGCCTAA
- a CDS encoding YeiH family putative sulfate export transporter encodes MLISIRRHTPGLGLAILVALLALWLAHWPSLQKLIPLSPLMLAIAIGFVLGNLRPLPATTKPGLTFALKKLLRLGIILLGFKISLGQIQSMGWQGLFLVTLCVAACFGFTLWLGKKMGLNPKLTLLMASGTSICGASAIVATDAMIEAEEQDVAYAVAGITLFGTLAMVSYPLLQMLLHLSLQSYGLWVGSSIHEVAQVVAAGFAHGEQSGKLATLVKMTRVVFLVPVSLGLLAWSFKGRMQTAQASLKKIPLPWFVLLFVVMIGLNSLQVLPKEWVQGLIEVDQWLLTVSMAALGIETRLDKLRATGLKPLWLGLAASLFISLLSLSLLNLLYPSV; translated from the coding sequence ATGCTGATCAGTATACGTCGCCACACCCCTGGATTGGGGCTGGCTATCCTTGTTGCTTTGCTTGCGCTTTGGCTGGCCCACTGGCCCAGTTTACAGAAACTGATCCCCCTCAGCCCGCTCATGCTCGCCATCGCAATCGGCTTTGTGCTGGGCAATCTACGCCCTCTGCCAGCAACCACCAAACCCGGTTTAACCTTTGCTCTTAAGAAACTACTGCGTTTGGGTATTATCCTCTTGGGTTTTAAAATCAGCCTGGGCCAAATTCAGAGCATGGGTTGGCAAGGTCTGTTCTTGGTAACGCTCTGTGTGGCTGCCTGTTTTGGTTTTACCCTCTGGCTGGGAAAGAAAATGGGGCTCAACCCCAAACTGACCCTCCTGATGGCCTCTGGGACCTCGATCTGTGGTGCCTCGGCGATTGTTGCGACCGATGCCATGATCGAAGCCGAAGAACAGGATGTGGCCTATGCCGTGGCAGGAATTACCCTCTTCGGCACCCTGGCCATGGTTTCCTATCCCCTGCTGCAGATGCTGCTTCATTTATCCTTGCAAAGCTATGGTCTGTGGGTGGGCTCCTCGATCCATGAGGTGGCCCAAGTCGTGGCTGCGGGTTTTGCCCATGGCGAACAAAGTGGAAAACTTGCCACCCTGGTAAAAATGACACGGGTGGTTTTCCTGGTGCCTGTCAGCTTGGGGCTTTTGGCCTGGAGCTTCAAGGGAAGAATGCAGACGGCGCAGGCCAGCCTGAAAAAAATCCCCCTGCCCTGGTTTGTCTTGCTTTTTGTTGTTATGATTGGTCTGAATTCTCTGCAGGTTTTGCCCAAAGAATGGGTACAGGGCCTGATCGAAGTTGATCAATGGCTCTTGACCGTCTCCATGGCAGCCTTGGGAATTGAAACCCGTCTGGACAAGCTCCGGGCAACGGGCTTAAAACCCCTCTGGCTGGGACTGGCAGCATCTCTGTTCATCTCTTTGCTGAGCCTTTCTCTGCTGAACCTGCTCTATCCTTCAGTTTAA
- a CDS encoding thioesterase — MKTPDFSQVKLKEINRWMQNTAAESLGIEVISTGTDWIEARMPVDQRTHQPAGLLHGGASVLLAETLGSIAGSLCVDREKQAVVGVEINANHLRGVRDGWVIGRVSPLHLGRTTQVWEIRIRDQADKLVCISRLTIAVIQLPTA; from the coding sequence ATGAAAACACCCGACTTCAGTCAAGTTAAGCTCAAGGAAATCAACCGCTGGATGCAAAATACAGCGGCAGAATCTTTGGGCATTGAAGTGATCAGCACAGGCACAGACTGGATCGAGGCCCGCATGCCCGTCGATCAGCGCACCCACCAACCGGCAGGTCTTCTGCATGGGGGAGCTTCTGTGCTCTTGGCAGAAACCCTGGGCAGTATAGCGGGCTCCCTCTGTGTGGATCGCGAAAAACAAGCGGTGGTGGGGGTAGAAATCAATGCCAACCATTTGCGCGGCGTGAGAGACGGATGGGTGATCGGGCGCGTCAGCCCTTTGCACCTGGGCAGAACCACCCAGGTTTGGGAAATCAGAATCCGTGACCAGGCGGATAAATTGGTCTGTATCAGCCGATTGACGATCGCGGTGATTCAGCTGCCCACCGCTTGA
- a CDS encoding threonine ammonia-lyase, whose translation MKGGQKMICQVNLDTIQLADSLIRPVARVTPVLESTRLSQKIGVPVWLKLENLQRTGSFKIRGAFYKLNQLAESGQVKQVMAISAGNHAQGVALAGSLTGINSTIFMPADAPLAKVQATRNYGAEVICIGKSFDETREHAMEWLEQNPVTFISPFDDDDIIAGQGTCGLEIFQQVPEVETVVVPVGGGGLLSGIALALKQLKPSIRLIGVQARASSSLYQSFQRKKLILAPSAPTIADGIAIKKPAQRNFEVLRQYVDEMVLVSEEELSDALYFAIQYKHLIAEGAGVAGLAALLSGKIASQGPTLVVLSGGNIDVKLLDSIINKGMMRGGRFLTFKTLIADSPGSLKKVLNLLALQKSNVLHIEHARFRSDIPLGTTEIEVEIETRDHTHASEIVAALEDKGYHVQRL comes from the coding sequence ATGAAAGGCGGTCAGAAGATGATTTGTCAGGTCAATCTTGATACGATACAGCTGGCTGATAGCCTGATTCGCCCAGTGGCAAGGGTTACACCGGTTTTGGAATCGACCCGGCTCAGCCAAAAAATCGGGGTACCGGTCTGGCTCAAGCTCGAAAATTTGCAGCGCACAGGCTCGTTTAAAATTCGGGGTGCCTTTTACAAACTCAATCAACTGGCTGAAAGTGGTCAAGTTAAACAAGTGATGGCCATTTCGGCGGGCAATCATGCCCAAGGCGTAGCTTTGGCAGGAAGTTTAACGGGAATCAACAGCACGATCTTCATGCCCGCAGATGCGCCCCTGGCAAAGGTACAAGCCACCCGCAATTATGGCGCAGAAGTGATCTGCATTGGCAAAAGTTTTGATGAAACCCGTGAACACGCCATGGAATGGCTGGAACAAAACCCAGTTACCTTTATCAGCCCCTTTGATGACGATGATATTATTGCCGGGCAGGGCACCTGTGGTTTGGAAATCTTTCAGCAGGTACCAGAGGTAGAAACAGTCGTGGTTCCTGTCGGAGGGGGAGGCCTGCTCTCAGGCATCGCCCTGGCACTCAAACAGCTCAAACCCTCGATTCGTCTGATCGGTGTTCAGGCCCGGGCCTCCTCTTCACTTTATCAATCTTTTCAGCGTAAAAAACTGATTCTGGCCCCTTCAGCCCCCACCATCGCCGATGGAATCGCAATCAAAAAACCCGCGCAACGCAATTTTGAAGTGCTTCGCCAGTATGTCGATGAAATGGTCCTGGTCAGTGAAGAAGAATTGAGTGATGCCCTTTATTTCGCCATTCAATACAAGCATCTGATTGCTGAAGGGGCAGGGGTAGCCGGTCTGGCGGCCCTGCTGAGCGGAAAAATCGCTTCCCAGGGCCCCACGCTGGTGGTCTTGAGTGGAGGCAATATTGATGTCAAACTGCTGGACTCGATTATCAACAAAGGCATGATGCGCGGCGGGCGCTTTTTAACCTTTAAAACCCTGATCGCCGATTCTCCAGGTTCGCTGAAAAAAGTACTGAACTTGCTCGCTCTGCAAAAATCCAATGTTCTGCATATTGAACACGCCCGTTTTCGCTCAGATATCCCCTTGGGCACCACAGAAATAGAAGTTGAGATTGAAACCCGCGACCATACCCATGCCAGCGAAATCGTTGCCGCACTGGAAGACAAGGGTTATCACGTTCAACGGCTATAA
- a CDS encoding dicarboxylate/amino acid:cation symporter: protein MKSIPLHTRIFIGMLVGILAGALVQFMGLSPDTVALLVAWIKPVGDLFLRMIFMLVIPLLLSALILGVAELGNLQKIGRIGLKTLVYSLVASAISVVVGLSLFNLIHPAQGIKASDRQFLLQKFASTAAGIQEKAQAIPERSLTETLVSLVPKNPVEDMARAFDPSYSGGGLLAVMFFAVILGLALSASEPAKVQPVKDFLEGVYEMVMKGIGFGMGLAPFGVASLLFVLVSNLGLGILQLLLQYVGVVLLALVIQQFGVYSLILKMAGYSPLKFFKGIREVMLTAFSTSSSNATLPTALRVTQEELMMPPDISRFVLTVGSTGNQNGTALFEGITILFLAECFGVHLSLMQQILVVMLSILAGVGTAGVPGGSLPLIVSILISLGVPGESIAMIYGVDRLLDMSRTVLNVTGDITAVVVVSRLEGRLPSSEAPFQT from the coding sequence ATGAAATCTATTCCCCTGCACACCCGTATATTCATTGGCATGTTAGTTGGCATACTCGCTGGGGCGCTTGTGCAATTTATGGGCCTGAGCCCGGATACTGTTGCTCTCTTGGTGGCCTGGATAAAGCCCGTGGGGGATTTATTCCTGCGCATGATTTTCATGCTCGTGATTCCGCTTTTGCTCTCCGCCCTGATTTTGGGGGTGGCCGAATTGGGAAACCTGCAAAAAATCGGCCGAATTGGGCTCAAAACTTTGGTTTACAGTTTGGTTGCTTCTGCCATTTCGGTGGTGGTGGGGCTGAGTTTGTTTAATTTGATCCACCCTGCGCAGGGGATCAAAGCTTCAGATCGTCAGTTTTTGCTGCAAAAATTTGCAAGCACGGCAGCAGGTATTCAGGAAAAAGCGCAAGCCATTCCAGAGCGCAGTTTAACTGAAACCTTGGTCTCGTTGGTGCCGAAAAACCCCGTAGAGGATATGGCCCGAGCCTTTGACCCCAGCTATAGCGGAGGCGGCTTGTTGGCCGTGATGTTTTTTGCGGTGATTCTGGGGCTTGCGCTTTCTGCCTCAGAGCCCGCCAAAGTACAACCCGTCAAAGATTTCTTGGAAGGGGTGTATGAAATGGTGATGAAGGGAATTGGCTTTGGCATGGGCCTGGCTCCCTTTGGCGTAGCTTCACTTCTGTTTGTACTGGTATCGAATTTGGGTTTGGGAATCTTGCAGTTGCTGCTGCAATATGTGGGCGTGGTGCTGCTCGCTTTGGTGATTCAACAATTTGGGGTTTATTCCCTGATCCTGAAAATGGCAGGGTATTCTCCCCTGAAATTTTTTAAAGGTATCCGTGAAGTCATGCTAACTGCTTTTTCAACCAGTTCCAGCAATGCCACACTGCCAACGGCTTTGCGTGTGACCCAGGAAGAACTCATGATGCCGCCCGATATTTCCCGTTTTGTTTTGACCGTGGGCAGTACCGGCAATCAAAATGGCACGGCGCTTTTTGAGGGCATTACGATTCTTTTTTTGGCAGAGTGTTTTGGGGTTCACCTCAGTCTAATGCAGCAGATTTTGGTGGTGATGCTGTCGATTTTGGCGGGGGTGGGAACGGCTGGGGTTCCAGGCGGGTCTTTGCCTCTGATTGTCAGTATTCTGATCTCTTTGGGCGTACCGGGTGAGAGCATTGCCATGATCTATGGGGTGGATCGTCTTTTGGATATGTCGCGTACGGTTTTAAATGTGACAGGAGATATTACGGCCGTTGTGGTTGTCAGCCGCTTAGAGGGTCGCTTACCTTCCTCAGAAGCGCCTTTTCAAACTTGA
- a CDS encoding PhnA domain protein produces the protein MASKREIHEARKAELQAFGKDLAKRAKSRCEICQASTSLEIYEVPPVKDPEFEKCVMICETCLEQLENPEAIEPNHWRCLNEAVWSETPAVQVLAWRQLQNLQEQGWAQDLLEQVYLDEAVLEWAQAISGGNALIFRDSNGTPLAEGDTVSLIKDLDVKGTSFVAKRGTTVKNIRLTDNSEHVEGRINNTTLVLKTCFLKKVN, from the coding sequence ATGGCCAGTAAACGAGAAATTCATGAAGCCCGTAAAGCTGAACTCCAGGCTTTTGGCAAAGATTTAGCAAAGCGCGCAAAGTCCCGTTGTGAAATCTGTCAGGCCAGCACTTCGCTTGAGATCTATGAGGTTCCACCTGTAAAAGATCCTGAGTTTGAAAAATGCGTGATGATTTGTGAGACCTGTCTTGAGCAACTTGAAAATCCTGAAGCAATTGAGCCCAACCATTGGCGTTGTTTGAATGAGGCTGTTTGGAGTGAAACTCCAGCCGTACAGGTTTTGGCCTGGCGACAATTGCAAAATTTACAGGAGCAGGGTTGGGCCCAGGATCTGCTCGAACAGGTGTATCTGGACGAGGCTGTACTGGAGTGGGCTCAGGCGATATCGGGTGGAAATGCCCTGATTTTTCGAGATAGCAATGGAACGCCTCTTGCAGAGGGGGATACGGTTAGCCTGATCAAAGATTTGGATGTGAAAGGAACCTCTTTTGTTGCCAAACGGGGAACCACTGTAAAAAATATTCGCCTGACAGATAATTCTGAGCACGTAGAAGGCCGGATCAACAATACCACCCTGGTTTTAAAAACCTGTTTTTTGAAAAAGGTCAATTGA
- a CDS encoding cell division protein — MPFDQELIASLRKALEATPDNPHLRKHLGDILMAQGDLEAAETEYRQALRLQSHDPAIRLALAEVFFKQEKRSAAQVLLEDLLSEPRPPVGAYLLSAHLMAQKGDIGAATHHYLKARELQPGLQDNQLESMIPFYEPPDEMPTLYEIAPPELPLEKVPAQDFNAVQGPLPLEKPDLDFSDIGGMQTIKEEIEIKIIHPLKHPELYAAYGKSAGGGILMYGPPGCGKTHLARATAGEVQASFLSVGINDILDMWLGQSEKNLHEIFEQARKATPCVLFFDEVDALGASRSDMRQSAGRHLINQFLTELDGIQAQNEGVLILAATNAPWHLDTAFRRPGRFDRVLFVPPPDLESREAILNLLLAGKPIEKINASELAKKTEGFSGADLKALVDRAIETRLREAIKTGTPTPLRQKDLLTALKQTRSTVKEWLTSARNYALYANQSGFYDDVLEYLKL; from the coding sequence ATGCCATTTGATCAGGAACTGATCGCCAGTTTACGCAAAGCCCTAGAAGCCACTCCCGACAACCCGCATTTACGCAAACATCTGGGAGATATCCTCATGGCCCAGGGCGACTTGGAAGCGGCTGAAACAGAGTACAGACAGGCCCTGCGTCTGCAAAGCCATGATCCGGCGATACGTTTGGCCTTGGCTGAAGTTTTTTTTAAACAGGAAAAACGTTCAGCAGCCCAAGTTCTGCTTGAAGACTTGCTCTCAGAGCCCCGTCCCCCCGTGGGTGCGTATCTACTCAGCGCGCACCTGATGGCGCAAAAAGGGGATATAGGTGCAGCCACCCACCACTACCTCAAAGCCCGTGAACTGCAACCCGGTTTGCAGGACAACCAACTGGAAAGCATGATCCCCTTTTACGAACCGCCAGACGAAATGCCCACACTTTATGAAATAGCCCCCCCAGAACTGCCCTTGGAAAAGGTTCCGGCACAAGACTTTAATGCAGTTCAAGGCCCCCTTCCGTTGGAAAAACCCGATTTGGATTTTTCAGATATTGGGGGCATGCAAACGATCAAAGAAGAAATTGAAATCAAGATCATTCATCCCCTCAAACACCCTGAACTCTATGCCGCCTATGGAAAGTCTGCTGGGGGAGGAATCTTGATGTATGGCCCGCCAGGCTGTGGCAAAACCCATTTGGCCCGTGCCACGGCAGGTGAAGTACAGGCTTCGTTTCTCTCAGTGGGCATCAACGATATTCTCGATATGTGGCTAGGCCAAAGCGAAAAAAATCTGCATGAAATCTTTGAACAAGCCCGCAAAGCCACTCCCTGTGTTCTGTTCTTTGATGAAGTAGACGCCTTGGGGGCCAGTCGCAGCGATATGCGTCAAAGCGCAGGCCGACACCTGATCAACCAGTTTTTAACCGAACTGGATGGCATTCAGGCTCAAAATGAAGGGGTTCTGATTCTGGCTGCGACCAATGCGCCCTGGCATCTCGACACAGCTTTCCGCCGTCCCGGCCGCTTTGACAGGGTCTTGTTTGTTCCTCCTCCCGATCTTGAAAGCCGTGAAGCGATTTTAAATCTGCTTTTGGCAGGTAAACCTATTGAAAAAATCAACGCTTCTGAACTCGCCAAAAAAACTGAGGGTTTTTCAGGCGCAGACCTCAAAGCCTTGGTCGATCGGGCGATTGAAACCCGTCTGCGCGAAGCGATCAAAACAGGAACCCCAACTCCCCTGCGCCAGAAAGATTTACTGACAGCCCTGAAGCAAACCCGCTCAACCGTCAAGGAATGGCTAACCAGTGCCCGCAATTACGCACTGTATGCCAATCAAAGTGGCTTTTATGACGATGTGCTGGAATATCTGAAGCTGTGA